A genomic segment from Nematostella vectensis chromosome 6, jaNemVect1.1, whole genome shotgun sequence encodes:
- the LOC5510528 gene encoding uncharacterized protein LOC5510528 — MAMKLIPLALLLAVHCTRALEWEALGCYKDSWSRTMPNFFKKIEYDKKNPNFQDMFEQCRVEAEKLGYTYFGLQNMKECWGSPNGRETYNTLGCNDNCERRSDGKFGAGTNWSNFIYRVKKDWTDCSAKVCGDGVQYKLVLSQDKGPKCPFYNVLVKRSDKTRKCSAAKSCGERDYETLGCYEDSFDRGLPKYLGNVGPFDAEKKNFEEVFNQCKTKAKAAGLFYFGVQDDKECWAGDLNAKYNKHGCKGNCITDPSGLGVGRTWSNYVFMFKQEWSSCTKTCGGGEKQKYESELATGDASCSDGTRKSVLKKAACNTDPCAVDGGWSDYSSWSSCTKSCGGGTRTRTRTCTNPKPSSGGKDCVGDAKQTRECGKAPCPVNGGWSDYSSWSLCTKSCGGGTRTRTRTCTNPKPSSGGKDCVGDSKQTRKCGKAPCPVNGGWSDYSSWSLCTKSCGGGTRTRTRTCTNPKPSSGGKDCVGDAKQTRECGKAPCPVNGGWSDYSSWSSCTKSCGGGTRTRTRTCTNPKPSSGGKDCVGDAKQTRKCGRVPCPVNGGWSEFSEWTKCTKTCGGGKQERTRTCTNPSPSNGGKDCVGDAKEEKDCNTDKCPPKPCSPEDIVNKVVEALPKGDATINNRLISAVIQVVKAMDNEIPKNVKVTEEEMMERLVKAVKHKGREYARMMMGYILQKQDDCHGKSDKIIDDIKKNLGDDDFKDFLAVNGDVSLIFTIDTTGSMKDEINAAKAIVKAIAGYDRKGKVDYILSPYNDPGSGPVSKFDHSKRSQFESQINALRAYGGGDCKELTFNGIVDAIMTGHPEVGSPMYVFTDAPPKAPHKDKDKVKYNRDTSIGLALDYMIPVNFFFSTRGCGNPGNNADYKSIIEDTGGIGLFFNNPAAIASADKIVRSDLDGSTIIAAGGSSTFKGRRDLLEMVRRAADSVKTFPVDESVDKLTVYISAKLYADRVSLRDPSNKQVRYTMTMNGGLLWFIEKPKVGKWQIEVPGFVRNFAFQVKSSSIANHQFDVEFTKLILPAKFVVSLKHPLKGEKANAKIIIPQISRVDESSLKLKIVHSGGETDLAMKDYKITFDPPDSPFKFILTGRTHDGNEFQRLSRETFTAGEAVLRSQIKSDLLTIKKGMKANHRFVLHNNGPTNTFEITARMAPTTGVRISEPSAQSRTVTKNRYSYIAVYLEAHSSVPVGTPVTLYITAKGRSRGVQTSLVSNLIVY; from the exons ATGGCAATGAAATTGATACCGCTGGCTCTCTTGCTTGCTGTCCATTGTACCCGGGCACTTG AATGGGAAGCGCTTGGCTGCTACAAGGACTCGTGGTCACGCACGATGCCAaactttttcaagaaaatcgAGTACGACAAGAAAAACCCCAACTTCCAGGACATGTTTGAACAGTGCCGCGTGGAGGCTGAGAAACTCGGCTATACCTACTTTGGCCTGCAGAACATGAAGGAGTGCTGGGGGTCACCTAACGGCAG GGAAACCTACAATACTCTGGGATGTAACGATAACTGCGAGCGTCGTAGCGATGGCAAGTTTGGCGCTGGAACAAATTGGTCAAACTTCATTTACCGAGTAAAGAAAG ATTGGACGGATTGCAGCGCGAAGGTCTGTGGAGATGGCGTGCAGTACAAGCTTGTTTTATCACAAGACAAGGGACCAAAATGCCCCTTCTATAACGTTCTGGTAAAAAGAAGCGACAAGACAAGGAAATGCAGCGCGGCTAAGTCATGCGGAGAGAGAG ACTACGAAACTCTTGGATGTTACGAGGACTCCTTCGACCGTGGACTTCCCAAGTATCTGGGAAACGTTGGACCCTTCGatgcagagaaaaaaaactttgaagAG GTTTTTAACCAGTGCAAGACAAAGGCAAAGGCAGCAGGCTTGTTCTACTTTGGAGTCCAGGATGATAAAGAATGTTGGGCGGGAGACCTCAATGCCAAATACAACAAGCACGGCTGTAAAGGCAACTGTATCACTGATCCGAGTGGACTGGGAGTGGGCAGAACGTGGTCCAACTATGTTTTCATGTTCAAGCAAG AGTGGAGTTCATGTACTAAGACGTGCGGGGGCGGCGAGAAGCAGAAGTATGAGTCGGAGCTGGCCACAGGTGATGCTTCATGTAGCGACGGTACGAGGAAGTCTGTGCTAAAGAAAGCGGCGTGTAACACCGACCCTTGCGCAG TTGACGGCGGCTGGAGTGACTACTCGTCCTGGTCTTCGTGTACCAAGAGTTGCGGTGGCGGAACTCGGACACGAACTCGCACATGCACCAACCCGAAACCCTCAAGTGGCGGTAAAGACTGCGTGGGAGATGCCAAGCAGACTAGGGAGTGCGGGAAAGCGCCATGCCCAG TTAACGGCGGCTGGAGTGACTACTCGTCCTGGTCTTTGTGTACCAAGAGTTGCGGTGGCGGAACTCGGACACGAACTCGCACATGCACCAACCCCAAACCATCAAGTGGCGGTAAAGACTGCGTGGGAGATTCCAAGCAGACTAGGAAGTGCGGGAAAGCGCCATGCCCAG TTAACGGCGGCTGGAGTGATTACTCGTCCTGGTCTTTGTGTACCAAGAGTTGCGGTGGGGGAACTCGGACACGAACTCGCACATGCACCAACCCCAAACCATCAAGTGGCGGTAAAGACTGCGTGGGAGATGCCAAGCAGACTAGGGAGTGCGGGAAAGCGCCATGCCCAG TTAACGGCGGCTGGAGTGATTACTCGTCCTGGTCTTCGTGTACCAAGAGTTGCGGTGGCGGAACTAGGACACGAACTCGCACATGCACCAACCCCAAACCCTCAAGTGGCGGTAAAGACTGCGTGGGAGATGCCAAGCAGACTAGGAAGTGCGGGAGAGTGCCATGCCCAG TGAATGGAGGATGGAGTGAATTCTCGGAATGGACAAAGTGCACCAAGACATGCGGCGGAGGGAAACAAGAACGAACTCGCACATGTACAAACCCATCCCCTTCTAACGGGGGGAAGGACTGCGTGGGGGATGCTAAAGAGGAGAAAGATTGTAACACAGACAAGTGTCCACCTA AGCCTTGCAGCCCTGAGGACATCGTCAACAAGGTGGTCGAGGCCCTCCCTAAAGGAGACGCCACCATCAACAACAGACTTATTTCTGCCGTCATCCAAGTCGTCAAGG CAATGGACAATGAAATTCCCAAGAACGTGAAGGTCACAGAGGAAGAAATGATGGAGCGCTTAGTAAAAGCCGTAAAGCACAAGGGACGCGAATACGCGAGGATGATGATGGGCTACATCCTTCAAAAGCAAGACGACTGTCATGGCAAATCAGATAAGATCATCGATGACATCAAGAAGAACCTTGGCGACGACGACTTCAAG GATTTTCTTGCCGTGAATGGCGACGTTTCTCTCATCTTCACCATCGATACTACCGGTAGCATGAAGGATGAGATTAATGCAGCCAAAGCTATTGTTAAGGCCATCGCTGGCTACGATCGCAAAGGAAAGGTCGACTACATCTTGTCCCCTTATAATGATCCAG GAAGTGGACCGGTCAGCAAGTTTGATCATTCTAAGAGATCGCAGTTCGAAAGCCAAATCAATGCTCTTCGGGCATATGGTGGTGGGGACTGCAAAGAGCTCACCTTCAACGGTATTGTCGACGCAATCATGACTGGTCACCCCGAGGTGGGATCACCTATGTATGTCTTCACGGATGCTCCACCCAAAGCCCCACACAAAGACAAAGACAAGGTCAAGTACAACCGCGACACCTCCATTGGATTAGCCCTGGACTACATGATCCCTGTCAACTTCTTCTTCAGTACCAGAGGATGTGGTAATCCCGGTAACAACGCGGACTACAAGTCTATCATCGAAGATACCGGTGGGATTGGTCTCTTCTTTAACAATCCAGCGGCAATAGCCAGCGCTGATAAGATCGTGAGGTCTGATCTTGACGGTTCAACGATTATCGCTGCCGGTGGAAGCTCGACGTTTAAAGGTCGGCGTGATCTTCTGGAGATGGTACGACGTGCCGCGGACTCTGTCAAGACTTTCCCCGTAGATGAAAGCGTTGATAAGTTGACGGTCTATATCTCAGCTAAGCTCTATGCAGACAGG GTGAGTCTACGTGATCCAAGCAACAAGCAGGTCAGATACACGATGACAATGAATGGAGGTCTGCTGTGGTTTATCGAGAAACCCAAGGTCGGCAAGTGGCAGATCGAGGTTCCAGGATTTGTGCGGAACTTTGCCTTTCAG GTGAAGTCCAGCTCTATCGCCAACCACCAATTCGATGTTGAATTCACTAAGCTCATCCTACCGGCAAAGTTCGTTGTCTCACTCAAACATCCCCTCAAAG GAGAGAAGGCCAACGCCAAGATTATTATTCCTCAAATATCTAGAGTCGACGAGTCTTCCCTCAAGTTGAAGATCGTCCATTCCGGTGGCGAGACTGAcctggcaatgaaagactacAAGATCACCTTCGACCCTCCTGACTCTCCCTTCAAGTTCATCCTCACTGGACGTACCCACGACGGTAACGAATTCCAGAGACTTTCCCGCGAAACTTTCACTGCTGGGGAGGCGGTACTGCGCTCACAGATCAAGAGTGATCTCCTGACCATCAAGAAAGGAATGAAAGCCAATCATCGCTTTGTGCTACACAACAATGGCCCAACAAACACCTTCGAGATCACAGCCAGGATGGCGCCTACTACTGGTGTGAGGATCAGTGAGCCCTCTGCACAGTCACGGACGGTTACTAAGAATAGGTATAGTTATATTGCAGTGTACCTCGAAGCCCACAGCTCCGTGCCCGTGGGAACCCCTGTAACCCTGTACATCACTGCTAAGGGAAGGTCAAGAGGAGTCCAGACCAGCTTGGTCTCCAATTTGATTGTCTATTAG